From the genome of Mya arenaria isolate MELC-2E11 chromosome 5, ASM2691426v1:
CTTCTCTCCTCTTCATTGCCTCTCCCCCATCATTGTCCATATTCCTCTTCCTCACCTCTCCATTCCCTCTCCCCTAGTATCATATTCACCTCTCCTTTTCTCTTCTCCTTTCCCACTCTCCTACCTTGCATTTTCTTCCTCTTCCCTCCTCGTATTCCCCTTTTACCCTTTCCTCATCCCTCTATTCCCTCTCACCGTTATCCTCTTTCTTCCTATTTCTCTCCTCTCCAATCCCTCTCCCCAAATATACTCTCTTTTCCTCTTCCTCTTCCTTTTCCCCCCCTCTCTGTTCCGTCTCCCCTTTTCACTCTATATTCCTCTTCATTCCCGTCCATTCCCTCTCCCGTCAATTAATCGCTTTCTAAAGTTCTAACCTTCTCTTTACCTTTCtccattattttctttcttcCGCTTTCTCTTCTTACCATTCCCTCTCCCCCATGACTATGTTTTTTCCCCCTTTTCTCGCCTCACTATTCCCTCTCCCGAATTATACGCTTTCTCCCCTTTTGTCTCATCACCACTCTCACTACTCTACGTATATCTCTTTCCCTCGTTATATCCTCACAACTCCCCCCGTATTATCTCCTTTCTACGTTTTTCTATTTCCACCATTTCCTCCCCAAACCATGATATTGTTTAGTGTTTCGCCGTTTCGTTTCTGCGTTTTGGGGGTGAATTTCCAAATGCCATCTTTTCTTGATGCCATATGGAACCCtatgacatttaataaatgtttttattatcgTTTTTCTCGtgatgatacatgtacattcgaCAAAACAAAAAGACGAAATTTGCAGAAATTACCCATCTAAATACTCATACCACATATCTTGCTATATAATCCTACTTATCATATACGTGTCAATTATAGTAATgttcgtttttattttaaggCTAAGGAATGATCGAATGATaatttgtgatatttatataatctcTTTATTTCCAGTTATTGCAAAAACGACAGTTTTTACTCTGTTTCATTATGGTTTATAGAGGTATTCTGTCTCGTTGGCGACGTCATGGTGCCGCGCGCTCCATGAAATAATTCGACAACCGTTGAAGATTCCCTTGCTGGGTCTTGGCCAGTGTGCCTTACaatcatcctcggcaccccagtgTATTATAAcctatataatattaaataggTTATATTACACTGGGGTGCCGAGGAGGCTTACAATAAgctcaatgaaatatttcttagttatttaaattgtacagtgtcttattattattattattataattattattattattgcggTCGTCATTGTAGTGTCAATTGCCTTATTGTGAATCAGCAACAACCCAAACACCCATCCACCCCCGTCCCACCGGTGAACCGTTCCATGGCGACAACCCACGCAATTTTGAGCACGgtacttcaatgattttaattcTAATGCAGCTTGTGTTAATTGTAAAGTAATGTTGTGTATCCTTCAAGTATTCGTGAGGCCTTGGCTAATGTTTTGGTTTTCTCGAAGGAATGAGATTGGGAGATTtgggaaatatattttgattaaaaatattcaaggatACAGAATGTACTGAtccattataataaaaatgacacTTATTAACATACCGGTTAAACGTCAATGTACCACGAAGCAACTCAATCCAAGTCAACGCGCCAGTAATGGTgaaattcatgaatatatttgcGGACGGTCGTTTATTAAATGGATTTGATCGTTTGCCACGTACTGAAGCATGTCGGCTTATCTTTACAATATCTCTGCACATTCTGACACCCCCCACTAAGATTCATTACCTTTATAACATCAGTCATCCAAAAAGccatgaaaagaaaaatgtgaaTTGATTTAAAGTCAAAAATATATGAGGCGAAATTCATTGAATAAATCTACGTGGCCAGGTGACAACACCCTTTTAGCATTTGAGAATTGTGCATTCCATCCTTAAAGGTAATTAAAACAGGTGATTTTTTCAGGAAACactaatttcatttataatttcatataatgtatatatgtgtacTTGGGAATGTTATACGACTAGTGAACCGAACAGAAATGGATGATATTGCTATtgctaataatgtttaaataatctCGGTTTGCTCATGTTAAATGGATATATTTGGATACTCGTAGTTAAAATGAAGTGTGGGAGTAAGATTTAGTTGCCGCAAAAGTTACCGGTTTGGCAGCCATATTGGAACCATGTGATGCTAACTATGCTTCCAATATTGAGGCCATACCGGTGTCTGGGAATCTTCTCTATTGAAATATCTGAGGACTGTATAAGAAAGGGATTTACAGAAGCTCAAGAAGAAACGGGAACTGCTGCCTTATAAAGTGGGAAAATGACAGGAGATTAACACTTGCTCACagatttaaactgaattaatttTCCGATTGTTAAGAACGTTGTTTAAGTTAACCACGCAAATTatgacatcgttgttaacttttaaaggatgatcatatattaaaaaatgtacagCTGAAACATGTGTCTCGAGCCGTGTACGAAATACTGCACATCACATATGTGGCTCTAATTCTAGAGATATatagatttgaaagttaacgaTGACGTTTACAACCCTGTTAACTTTAACACCGCTTTGAACGATCGACCAAACGAACTACCTTGGTCACTACGCTATCTTCCAGTTTTCGAAATATGACAGGATACCTTTTTTTCATCACAGACAGTTAGAACTTGTAACATTGATACATTGGACGCTACGCTTCCAGTCCATCCAGACGTTTATCTATTATCAAACTTGCTTATCAAGCAAATTGAaaatttgatatgtattttgATGTCATTCTGTAATGAGTATACTTAATTGGACAGGAATTATTTCGTTAGCTTTTACAGCATTTTATTAAAGTCATGATATTAGAGCATTATATACGCGTTATTTCTAATCCTATGATAGGCCTCTACATGGTAAGATGGCGTTTGGATGCAGATGAAGATTGACGCCGGATAATCGATATGGGCGTTCATGCGTATGGTATGTAGTTTCAATATCTTAAGATAGAGaagtatatactatatagtaaaaacataattaaatacacTGGTACGAGTATTGAAATTGCGAAGCACGATATGCACGTGGATTCAAAATTGCAGCTACACGTACAGGTAAAGATACACTTCGCTCGTGCTTTCGTGCACAATGTACACACACCTGATGACGTGGTGCACACAAATGATGAAGTGGTACACACACCCGATGACGTCGTGCACACACctgatgacgtagtgcacacgAAGAGCTCTATACACATACACGTACCCGTGTTTCCCAACGTCCCTGttaatgtatgtatacatatgtcCGTTGTTTTTACAATGATGTCTGATTTTAGtgacacatttaaaacaggAACATACGagttcttatatatatatatatatatatatatatatatatatatatatatatatatatatatatatatatatatatatatatatatatatataaatagtagtATATGTTCTGCATTGTAATATACATAGTAGTATAGGTTCTGCATTGTagtttctattgtattatttattcgTGTCGTCTTGATACCGTATCGTCTTTAGACCGGTTAGATCCAACGTCTGTTTGTCTTTTCCATTtcagttttcattgtttcaagACTAATGAATAGACCGGTTAGATCCAACGTCTGTTTGTCTTTTCCATTtcagttttcattgtttcaagTCTAATGAATAGACCGGTTAGATCCAACGTCTGTTTGTCTGTTCCATTTCAGTTTTCATCCTTTCAAGTCTAATGAACAGTCTCTCGTGTGGAATAGATGTTGCAAACACTCGTTCCAAAAGAGGTATTgttacattcggaactcctcggccattttttcaaaaacaacctcggatgtatatggacggtttacatacttaaaaagtggtacgtttaagtccgctgcaaatagatcgcgtagtaatcttatttagtagttaaaatttatgacttaactcttgggaatcgtaattatgtttgcaataatacacttcactggcaatcaatttaaactgagagcaatgaatacaactcttaaacactacatttaattaatgcttttattcaaaaaaatacggactacttcaacagatgtaccggcatacatccgaggttgtttttgaaaaaatggccgaggagctccgaatggtatTGTTATTGTAGCCCATTCTCTAGATCTAGTTCGAGGGTGAGAGCCAAGAGGTTTTAAGTGACGTAAACTAAAGAAGGAGATCGAACCGTTTGGCTTTCAGCCCATGATTTATGCTTTAAGTTTGCTTCTTGGTGCTGTGAACATTAAGACGTATGAATAACCGTGTATGTTTAATAAACTACATATGCTTTATATGCAAAACATTCAAGTTTAAGCCTGTCCCTCGATGCCTTTAAACGAAGAGTTAGGTGCGGTTTTCACGTCTTGGAACCATGGCCTTCGTGCCAGTTAATAATCCATTGGGGTTTCTGCTGCATACTGCTCAAGTGTCTTTGTAATCCCTAATATATCTTTGCAAGAACATCTGTCCTATTCATCTAAGTCTAGACTGACCCTGACGTTCCCTTATCTTCTTCAGTGTACCGTTAAACCGTTCATATAGATTATGAATACGCTGGGTGCCGAGGATGGAGATTAGTTTAAATGAAcgtatgttttgaaaaaaaagaataaaacgCTTCGAAGTTCTGTTTATGTTTCAGGGTTTTCTATATGCAATGACGGTGGGGGATCGTACGTAGACCAGACCGGAAGTTGCCAGTGCGCGCCTGGGTGGGAGGGACCCTTGTGTCAGACCGGTAAGGAAAGGATTTGAAGTAAATCGGTTCACGCTCGGTTATTTCCACGAACATAGACTGGAATAGTTATAACATTCTGAGCTTGTGATTGATTCGATTACTACcaaatattaatttgtatagTATATCCGGCATAGTTGATAACttacactattgttttaatgaaaaaggtaggatttaaaaaaaatatatatatatatatttattaccggaaaaagcatgtgataaaaaaatcttacaCGATCCGTCGTATGATACACAATTGTATTCAAGTCGTTAAGAATGTATATTTATGAGTACGCTCTCGAAAGACACTAGCTATTACTAACACATAACCTGGACTCGGTGAATAAAGTTGTGTACAGAGTCAGTATTACATATGACGACTCGTGACCTATAAGTATATAACACTAGCTCTAGGTCTATTGTTTTTTGTAGAATTTCCATGCAGGTTTTGTGTGGTAAACTTGACGAACACTATTAGAATCTGAATTTGATACATTTCAGAGATGTCCACGTATAAGGCCAAGCTACAGGCGCAAAAGTCGTTGGAGTTTTATCTGCAGTCCGTTGGTTTATACACAGATGCCGACATACCAGCTATTCATGGCGAGGTTTGGAcacattatattttcaaataataattaaagttaaGTACAAAGTTTATTGTGTGACACCTGACAACTATGTTTGACGTTACACTGTGAACCAATATGTTGTGTATGTTTCAGTTTACTCAACTGTTCAGTACCATCAACACTTTCCATCGAGTGTTTGTGGAAATCCTGAGGTAATATAgttatatcatatgtatcataTTTTGCCTTTGTTAACATgttacaaataacaaataaaacaaaaggtgTTTGCAATGTATGTTATGCTTTAAAACCCTTGTGTCTGTTGTTAACGTGGTGTTAGTTATAATGcaacttggcttgtccctgtagtttccatggtaGTGGTAGAATCGATTCTTACTCAGACAAGAAAACATTGACCACCATTGATGTTTTTATGAGGTTTATTAAGGTCTGTCCGTCCACATTGGCTGAATTATTGCTTGATCCGCCATGTAGCATGGCGACTTACAGTATACCATACCATAAGTATTCAAATGAGCTCAATGCCATACATGTAAGTAACAcgagtaaaaaaaaaacgcaaagTCGACTCACATCTAGATATCAGCCCATGATGTCCGCGTAGCTTACCAATAGTTTGTGTGTGCTTATTTCTGATAAACTGCCATTTGGCCTAGCCAATTTGCATCTGCAGGGCAGTCAGTGTAGTTGTATTTGCATGAGATACATATACTTAAGTGCTTAAGCTATTCCTTGTAGGTACGAACAGGATCCCAATCTGACCAAACTCCATCTCGACGTCTTCTATATATCTGTACCTCTGGCTGACGTTGTTCATCGCACCTCTATGAACATCTTCAACGTGACCACCGGGGATATTCCTATTGTCATTGAAGGAAAATTACTGACATTTGATCAAGCCAGTCCAGCACTTGTCAAAAACACTGCCGACTCGCAACTTTATGGTACGAACAAAA
Proteins encoded in this window:
- the LOC128236085 gene encoding uncharacterized protein LOC128236085 isoform X2, which encodes MGVHAYVFILSSLMNSLSCGIDVANTRSKRGFSICNDGGGSYVDQTGSCQCAPGWEGPLCQTEMSTYKAKLQAQKSLEFYLQSVGLYTDADIPAIHGEFTQLFSTINTFHRVFVEILRYEQDPNLTKLHLDVFYISVPLADVVHRTSMNIFNVTTGDIPIVIEGKLLTFDQASPALVKNTADSQLYVGISSEMKTNTCYIYDVINACENKGKCLPYEGKPACVH